DNA from Parageobacillus thermoglucosidasius:
GAACAACGGTTTTTAATGGACTGGTTATCCCTTCTTTTGGGATAACCTCTTTTTTCTCACATATTGTGTAAAAGTAAAAGAAAAATTACAATAAAAATGAAAAATGTGGATAAAGGATGACGGTAATGCCAAAGTATGAACAAATTTCGAACGAAATTCGCAAACGAATCAAAGAAGGAATATATTCCCCGGACGAACCGATTCCCGATGAACATTCGTTAGCCAAAGAATTCGGCTGTAGTCGCATGACGGTTAAGCGCGCATTAGATGTGCTTGTGTCGGAAGGCCTGCTCTATCGCAAACGGGGGCACGGAACATTTATTGTCAAATCCGCCATATTGGATGGCCAAGTGAATGTCGCTAGCAACGAGACGCTTGGATTGACCAATTTATTAAAAGGAAGAAAAGTAACGAGCAAAATCATTACGTTTGAAGTGTTGTTTCCGCCGGAGGATGTAGCCACACATTTGTGCATTGATACAAACACGCCGGTTTACCATCTGATTCGTCTCCGCAATGTCGATGATGAACCGTACGTCATTGAACGCACCTATATGCCGACAAATTTAATTACAGGATTAAATGAACAAGTGCTTCATTCTTCGATTTACAATTATATTACCAATGAGCTGGGGTTAACGATTGCCGGTTCACACCGCAAAATTCGCGCGGCAAAGCCGAATGAACTTGACCAAATGTACTTGCAATGCGCGCCGGATGACCCAGTGTTGGAATTAGAACAAGTCGGATTTTTGAATAACGGGATTCCGTTTGAATACTCGTTTTCCCGGCATCGTTATGATAAATTTGTATTTGTGACGGTAAATATCCGACGATAAAAAAGAGGCTGTCTCAAAAGGTCGGTTTAGACGACCTTTTGAGAGTAGCCTCTGTTTCTTTTTCTTACCATTTGGTTATTTATTCCTTTTTTGAGGCAGGAATTTCTCCTTATTTCCGAATTTTATCCTATTTTTTCCTTGTTGGGTCGGTCGTTGTGGCCCACTTTCTCAAATTGTGGGCAGCACAAACTAGACCCCACTCCAAGGTAATTTTTGGGAGGCCTCTCAATGAAAACCGATGAAATTGCTGATTATGCTTGATTTGCCCAAACACCGGCTCGTTTTCGATTTGCCGTCTTCGATATGTCGTCGCCCCTTCTTCCGTGGACAGCCGTTTCCGGATTTCTTGCCGTTGTTGTTGATTTTTCAAGGAAACGCGGATGGTTTTCGTGTCTTTGCCTTTGGCACATGCTGCTTGAAACGGGCATCCGGCACATGCTGTACAACGATACGTCCGTTTGACGATGACGTACCCGTTGTCGGTCGTTTCCTTCCGTTTATACACAAACACCAGCCGTTCCCCTTTCGCGCAAATCCACTCATCCAATTCCTCATCGTACGTCATGTTCTCGATTCGGCCGATCTCTTTCGCCCACGCTTTCGTTTGTTCCCGGTCCAATGTGTTGTACTTGATCAGCGCGACGATCTGCTTTTTCTCGCAGTACGTGTAGTTCTCCTCACTCCCATAGGCGGAATCCGCAATCGCTCGTTTAGGCATGGGACGCCCATAGGCGGCCAATTGCTCCAAATGTGGAATGAAGCATCCGGCATCCCCCGCCCGTTGATGCACGCTAAATCCAGTGATGAATTGGTTCTCTGTCCCTATCTGCACATTATATCCCGGTTTGAGCTGGCCGTTTTTCATATGGTCGTCTTTCATCCGCATAAACGTCGCATCGGGGTCCGTTTTCGAAAAACTGTTTCGTTCGCCTAACACTTTTTTGTATTCTTCATATTTTTTCTTACGGGGGAGAATGTCTTGTTCCAATTGCTGTTTTGCTTTCTTTAACGTGCGATTCTTCGGCTCTTTCTTTAGATGTTCTTCCACTTGTTCGATCACGGCTTCGATCTTTTCAGACGTGATCGGTGAAGCTTCCAGCTTTTCTTGAAAATCTCCTTCTTGTTCCGACTCTTCATCCTCTTTTACCACCTGTTCGATCGAGGCTACGATTTTCCGGAATTTCTCCTCCAACTTCTGATCGTACTTTTCCGTTGATTTGCGCCAAACGAACGTGTACTTGTTGGCGCTGGCCTCGATTTTCGTTCCATCCAGAAAGTAATCCTCTAGTTTGACCAACCCTTCTTGACGCAGAAGATCGACAATGGAGAAAAACGTTTCGTAAATGATGTCCTTCATCCGTTCCGACCGAAATCGGTTGATGGTGCGGAAATCCGGTGTTTGATGGCCGGATAGCCACATAAAATAAATGTTTTCTTTCAATTGCTTGGCGATTTGGCGAGAGGAATAGATCCGATTGGCGTAGGCATACAGGATGACTTTCAACATCATTTTCGGATGATAGGCTGGGCGGCCTCCGCCGGGATAGAGGGAAACGAGCAGAGCTGGATCCATTTTTTCCACGGCTAGATCCACGATCCGGCAAAGATGATGTTTGGGAATGAGAATTTCAAGATCCATTGGCAAAATGAGTTGATCTCGGTTATAATAAATGTACATAAGAAAACCGTCCTTTCTTGGTAGGGTTGTGGTGACTCTATTATACCAAAAAAGGAACGGTTTTCTTCTTTTTTTGCCCAAAAAAGTGCCCCAAAAGCGAACGCTATGCGAACACTTTTGGGACATCCTCTTTTTTATTGAGACGGATCGTCGTTAAGCTTCGAGTAAAGCAGCATTGCCGGGCGTTCCGGGGAAAGCTGGCGGTGGTATTCCTCGACTTTGTTGAAATAGTGTGCGATTTGCGGAGAGCGAAGAACAGGAAGCAGCTTATCGGCAATATTCGAGACATCTTTCCAATTCAGAAAATCGAAGGCGAGCTGAAACTGCTTCAATATGCGAAAATTCATTTCTTCTTGCCCTGGAAGCATATCATAAATAAAAATGGGCAATTTTTTATATAAGCACTCGCTAAGCGTTGCACCGCCCGGTTTAGTTAAAATAAAATCCGCTTGATCATAAAGCGCGTCCATCTCTTTGCGCGACGAAATATATGGAAGCGGGATGAGGCGCGGATGGTTTTCGCTGTTTAGCTGTTTGTACATTTGTTCG
Protein-coding regions in this window:
- a CDS encoding GntR family transcriptional regulator; translation: MPKYEQISNEIRKRIKEGIYSPDEPIPDEHSLAKEFGCSRMTVKRALDVLVSEGLLYRKRGHGTFIVKSAILDGQVNVASNETLGLTNLLKGRKVTSKIITFEVLFPPEDVATHLCIDTNTPVYHLIRLRNVDDEPYVIERTYMPTNLITGLNEQVLHSSIYNYITNELGLTIAGSHRKIRAAKPNELDQMYLQCAPDDPVLELEQVGFLNNGIPFEYSFSRHRYDKFVFVTVNIRR
- a CDS encoding IS1182 family transposase; translation: MYIYYNRDQLILPMDLEILIPKHHLCRIVDLAVEKMDPALLVSLYPGGGRPAYHPKMMLKVILYAYANRIYSSRQIAKQLKENIYFMWLSGHQTPDFRTINRFRSERMKDIIYETFFSIVDLLRQEGLVKLEDYFLDGTKIEASANKYTFVWRKSTEKYDQKLEEKFRKIVASIEQVVKEDEESEQEGDFQEKLEASPITSEKIEAVIEQVEEHLKKEPKNRTLKKAKQQLEQDILPRKKKYEEYKKVLGERNSFSKTDPDATFMRMKDDHMKNGQLKPGYNVQIGTENQFITGFSVHQRAGDAGCFIPHLEQLAAYGRPMPKRAIADSAYGSEENYTYCEKKQIVALIKYNTLDREQTKAWAKEIGRIENMTYDEELDEWICAKGERLVFVYKRKETTDNGYVIVKRTYRCTACAGCPFQAACAKGKDTKTIRVSLKNQQQRQEIRKRLSTEEGATTYRRRQIENEPVFGQIKHNQQFHRFSLRGLPKITLEWGLVCAAHNLRKWATTTDPTRKK